The window TTGCACCTTTACCGCCGAGCAGGGGTTTCATGGAGCCATCTCCATCCGCTTTTCCTGCTCCGAAGGAATAAACGTATTTCACTGCCTTGGTGCCTTTGCTCGCTGTTTTTGCCATAGAGGTTGTTGTTATAATCGGGGCTTGTTTGGTTTTGTTGTTTGAGACTGAGCGCCGATAATTGTCTTTCGATTATAGGATGCAAGCATTAGTTGACAATGAAAAGTTGGCGAGGCATCTCGGACGTGGCCTTTGAGGGATGCGGCATAACGCCAAACGTGACACGCCGAAGGCTGCCAAACGTCAACGTTCTGATCATCCCGTATTGACGTTAGGCTCGCTTTTTGATTTAACATAAAATCATCTTTCGGAGGTGCTTGCACCTAACTGCAAATGCCCGCCACTGACCCAAACCTCTTCTCTTTGATCCCATGAAAATACCCCCCCTATCCACCTCGTCTCTGCTTCGTCGCGGCTTCACGTTGATCGAACTCCTCGTCGTCATCGTCATCATCGCCATCCTTGTTTCTCTAGCGGTCCCAGCCACAAACATTGTGATGCGCAAAGCTCAAGAGCTGAAAATCAAAGCCACTTTGAAGGACCTCCAAGTCGCCATTGGCCATTACCGCACGGAATACAATCGCTTCCCGGTTGATCCGAACGACATCGGTGCAGGTGGTGATACAGACATGCAGCCATTCCTCACAGACGGCACCTCTTCGACCATGGTGAACATCCTCATGGCGAATGTGGATACCAGCGGTGGCACCACCAACATGAACCCTCGCAAGATCAAATTCATTGATCTGCCTAACGCCAAAAATAATCAGTTCGGCATCATTGATCCGAGTGGTGGCAGCGGTGATGGCGCAGCAGTCCAGCTGGTGGACACTTGGGGCCTGCCTTACAAAGTGCTGCTCGACACCAACTACGACAATCGCCTGGAAAACCCTGACAAAAACAGCAATGACCAGATCATCTCTGGCAAAGCTCCTGAATATCTGAGCGCTTCTTCTGCCATCTACAGCTTCGGCCCAGACAAGCAGGAATTCACCAAAGACGACATCGTTTCCTGGCGCTAAGTTTTAAAA of the Prosthecobacter dejongeii genome contains:
- a CDS encoding type II secretion system protein, whose protein sequence is MKIPPLSTSSLLRRGFTLIELLVVIVIIAILVSLAVPATNIVMRKAQELKIKATLKDLQVAIGHYRTEYNRFPVDPNDIGAGGDTDMQPFLTDGTSSTMVNILMANVDTSGGTTNMNPRKIKFIDLPNAKNNQFGIIDPSGGSGDGAAVQLVDTWGLPYKVLLDTNYDNRLENPDKNSNDQIISGKAPEYLSASSAIYSFGPDKQEFTKDDIVSWR